One segment of Rosa chinensis cultivar Old Blush chromosome 6, RchiOBHm-V2, whole genome shotgun sequence DNA contains the following:
- the LOC112171940 gene encoding methylthioribose kinase codes for MAFSEFQPLNDKSLVDYIKATPSLSSKLKDHLDNLTVKEVGDGNLNFVFIVVGSHGSFVIKQALPYIRCIGESWPMTKERAYFEALALREHGRLSPDHVPEVYHFDRTMSLIGMRYLEPPHIILRKGLIAGIEYPLLADHMSDYMARTLFHTSLLYHNTTDHRKAVAEFCGNVELCRLTEQVVFSDPYKVSEYNRWTSPYLDSDAEAVREDNALKLEVAELKSLFCERAQALIHGDLHTGSVMVTPDSTQVIDPEFAFYGPIGFDIGAFLGNLILAFFAQDGHADEQNDRKAYKAWILRIIQNTWNLFHKKFIALWDANKDAGDAYLPAIYNNSELQQLVQDKYIKELLHDTLGFGAAKMIRRIVGVAHVEDFESITDASKRSGCERRALEFAKLILKERRKFQNIEEVVSAVQQIQ; via the exons ATGGCCTTCTCCGAGTTCCAGCCACTGAACGACAAGTCGCTCGTAGACTACATAAAGGCCACACCTTCCCTCTCTTCCAAGCTCAAAGACCACCTAGACAACTTGACCGTCAAGGAAGTCGGCGATGGCAATCTCAATTTCGTCTTCATCGTCGTTGGTTCTCATGGCTCTTTTGTCATCAAGCAG GCTCTTCCATACATACGTTGTATAGGTGAGTCGTGGCCGATGACAAAGGAAAGAGCTTATTTTGAGGCATTGGCACTGAGAGAGCATGGTCGTTTGAGTCCTGATCATGTGCCTGAAGTTTATCACTTTGATCGAACCATGTCTTTGATTGGCATGCGCTATCTGGAACCTCCACATATTATACTGCGAAAGGGATTGATTGCTGGAATTGAGTACCCTTTGTTGGCTGACCACATGTCAGACTACATGGCAAGGACCCTGTTCCACACTTCTCTCCTTTATCATAATACTACCGACCACAGGAAAGCTG TTGCTGAATTTTGTGGAAATGTGGAGTTATGCAGGCTCACTGAGCAAGTTGTTTTCTCTGACCCTTACAAAGTATCTGAATATAACCGCTGGACTTCTCCTTATCTTGATTCTGATGCTGAGGCTGTGCGAGAGGACAATGCTTTGAAGCTTGAGGTTGCTGAGTTGAAATCTTT GTTCTGTGAGAGAGCCCAAGCCCTAATACATGGAGATCTTCACACTGGTTCTGTAATGGTGACTCCTGATTCAACTCAAGTTATAGATCCAGAATTTGCATTTTATGGACCAATAGGTTTTGATATTGGAGCTTTTCTGGGAAACTTGATTTTGGCTTTCTTTGCACAAGATGGGCATGCTGATGAACAAAATGATCGAAAA GCATACAAGGCTTGGATTTTGAGGATAATTCAAAATACATGGAACCTTTTCCACAAAAAATTTATCGCACTATGGGATGCGAACAAAGATGCTGGTGACGCATATCTTCCTGCAATTTATAACAACTCTGAGCTTCAACAGCTTGTACAAGACAAATATATTAAAGAATTGCTTCATGACACCCTTGGATTTGGTGCTGCAAAGATGATAAG GAGAATTGTTGGTGTGGCACATGTCGAAGATTTTGAATCAATCACTGATGCTAGCAAGAGATCGGGCTGTGAGCGACGGGCACTTGAGTTTGCAAAGCTGATTCTTAAGGAGAGGAGAAAATTTCAGAACATTGAGGAAGTTGTTTCAGCCGTTCAGCAAATCCAGTAA